A region of bacterium DNA encodes the following proteins:
- the lptB gene encoding LPS export ABC transporter ATP-binding protein: MNPTVPFEPGAGRLRAEGLIKRYNGRTVVDRVSLTAGSGEIVGLLGPNGAGKTTTFYMIVGLVRPDGGDVWIGEAALTDEPVDVRIRAGVGYLAQEPSIFRRLTVVENVLLVLEQHEPSRAAREARAGELLDEFHLTDLARQPAWTLSGGERRRVEIARALALDPSFLLLDEPFTGIDPISIQDLQRTVRYLSERGLGVIITDHNVRETLQITDRAAIIHNGRIVASGTPERILESPEARQVYLGEGFRL; the protein is encoded by the coding sequence GTGAATCCCACCGTACCGTTCGAGCCGGGCGCGGGACGGCTCCGCGCCGAAGGCCTGATCAAGCGCTACAACGGGCGCACCGTCGTGGACCGCGTGTCGCTCACCGCCGGGTCCGGGGAGATCGTGGGGCTGCTTGGGCCGAACGGCGCCGGCAAGACGACGACCTTTTACATGATCGTGGGGCTCGTCCGGCCGGACGGCGGCGACGTGTGGATCGGCGAGGCCGCCTTGACGGACGAGCCGGTGGACGTCCGGATCCGCGCCGGGGTAGGCTACCTCGCCCAGGAGCCGTCGATCTTCCGGCGTTTGACCGTGGTCGAGAACGTGCTGCTCGTCCTCGAGCAGCACGAGCCCTCGCGGGCGGCCCGCGAGGCCCGTGCCGGCGAACTGCTCGACGAGTTCCATCTGACCGACCTTGCCCGGCAGCCGGCGTGGACCCTCTCCGGCGGCGAGCGCCGCCGCGTGGAGATCGCGCGCGCGCTCGCGCTCGATCCGTCGTTCCTGCTGCTCGACGAGCCCTTCACCGGCATCGATCCCATCTCGATCCAGGACCTGCAGCGCACCGTCCGCTACCTCAGCGAGCGCGGCCTCGGCGTTATCATCACCGACCACAACGTCCGCGAGACGCTGCAGATCACCGATCGCGCGGCAATCATCCACAACGGGCGCATCGTGGCCAGCGGAACGCCGGAGCGGATTCTCGAGAGCCCCGAGGCGCGGCAGGTGTACCTCGGCGAGGGGTTCCGGTTGTGA
- the lpxI gene encoding UDP-2,3-diacylglucosamine diphosphatase LpxI (LpxI, functionally equivalent to LpxH, replaces it in LPS biosynthesis in a minority of bacteria.): protein MSLPADGPVGVIAGRGVLPVEIAEGAHREGRRVVCVDVFDADPRLREIVDDYQTVALGQLGAMVETFRSRGVREIVLAGKVDKLAAAGAVSLDALGLLVASRLTDFGDASILHALVTVLEESGFVVAPQARYVPHLVAAAGVLGRRAPSADEQRDIAFGARIAAAAAALDIGQAVAVRRGMVIAVEAVEGTDAMIARAGAHTRGAVIVKAGRPRQDPRYDLPAVGPQTIASLAAAGAAVLAVEAERTLLFERDRLIAQADDAGIALVAVPPRPDGDPRG from the coding sequence GTGAGCCTGCCCGCGGACGGACCCGTCGGCGTGATTGCCGGACGCGGGGTCCTGCCGGTGGAGATCGCCGAAGGCGCGCACCGCGAGGGCCGCCGCGTCGTCTGTGTCGACGTGTTCGACGCGGACCCCCGCCTCCGCGAGATCGTGGACGACTACCAGACGGTCGCGCTCGGGCAGCTCGGCGCGATGGTGGAGACCTTCCGCTCGCGCGGGGTGCGGGAGATCGTGCTGGCCGGCAAGGTCGACAAGCTCGCGGCGGCGGGTGCCGTCTCCCTCGACGCGCTCGGCCTCCTCGTGGCGAGCCGCCTCACGGATTTCGGCGATGCGAGCATCCTCCACGCGCTCGTGACGGTCCTCGAAGAATCCGGGTTCGTCGTCGCGCCGCAGGCGCGGTACGTGCCGCATCTCGTCGCCGCGGCCGGCGTGCTTGGGCGCAGGGCGCCGTCCGCCGACGAGCAGCGTGACATCGCGTTCGGCGCGCGGATCGCCGCGGCCGCCGCCGCGCTCGACATCGGTCAGGCCGTGGCCGTCCGGCGCGGAATGGTCATCGCCGTCGAGGCCGTCGAGGGCACCGACGCGATGATCGCCCGCGCGGGTGCGCACACCCGCGGCGCCGTGATCGTCAAAGCAGGTCGGCCGCGGCAGGATCCGCGCTACGACCTCCCCGCGGTTGGGCCGCAGACCATCGCCTCGCTCGCGGCCGCCGGCGCTGCCGTGCTGGCCGTGGAGGCGGAGCGGACGCTCCTGTTCGAGCGCGACCGGCTGATCGCGCAGGCCGATGACGCCGGGATCGCGCTCGTCGCCGTGCCGCCCCGCCCAGACGGGGACCCCCGCGGCTGA
- the lptC gene encoding LPS export ABC transporter periplasmic protein LptC produces the protein MSDLWTTHLRRVALWAIPIVLVAALVWSALPRGGGEPVTPPALPAPAAPSASSSGAAGAPAGSSQAPPADAAGVPSGTRPLSAGGPAAAGTAQRPSTGVASGEIKLGNLVGTDDQGRVRWRILADDMMLRQAQQTVALRSVRATFFDNDGTSMLVNGDTGTYNTRTREVTVGGNVHGVTSAGRELFADTVYYSPQSRQVEGRGHVRVVQERVIMYADSMVSDLTLGQTRFFGNVHMTLR, from the coding sequence ATGAGCGATCTGTGGACGACACATCTGCGGCGCGTCGCGCTGTGGGCGATTCCCATCGTGCTGGTGGCGGCGTTGGTCTGGAGCGCGCTGCCCCGCGGCGGCGGGGAACCGGTGACGCCGCCGGCACTGCCGGCTCCCGCCGCGCCGTCCGCCTCTTCCTCCGGGGCGGCCGGGGCGCCCGCGGGGAGCAGCCAGGCGCCGCCGGCCGACGCGGCCGGCGTGCCGTCCGGTACCCGTCCGCTCTCGGCGGGTGGGCCGGCGGCGGCCGGCACGGCGCAGCGTCCGAGCACCGGCGTCGCGTCGGGCGAGATCAAGCTCGGCAACCTGGTCGGCACCGACGATCAGGGCCGTGTGCGCTGGCGGATTCTCGCCGACGACATGATGCTGCGGCAGGCGCAGCAGACGGTCGCCCTCAGAAGCGTGCGCGCGACGTTCTTCGACAACGACGGCACGAGCATGCTGGTGAACGGTGACACGGGCACCTACAACACGCGTACCCGGGAAGTCACGGTCGGCGGAAACGTGCACGGGGTGACGAGCGCCGGCCGCGAGCTCTTCGCCGACACGGTCTATTACTCGCCGCAGTCGCGTCAGGTGGAGGGCCGGGGCCACGTTCGGGTGGTGCAGGAGCGCGTCATCATGTACGCGGACAGCATGGTCTCGGACCTCACGCTCGGCCAGACGCGGTTCTTCGGCAACGTCCACATGACGCTGCGGTAA
- a CDS encoding LptF/LptG family permease, producing MTLLDRLLVTEVGSSFGVALGLFTVLLVMNHLFYLARLIIGQGIAIQVALVLMAYKIPYFIAFSAPMGALLATVWGMGRLADHNELAALRVSGVSLPRIAVPLIAAGVVVAAGTLVFVEGVVSLSEDQYRVAMADVMARGPELHPIENVFFQAPIPQGNAFYSAHRYDPRSRTLQAVTVVYMTPRQPLEVIEADHAVYAQGTQWTFESGHMYVLSEGQMVSTKFDTLRVIVPRSPEDFTLAPKQPADMSIRELTGEIARYRRNGGDVRPFVGELNTKVATALSSVAFVLLAVPLSLRPHRSGPSMGFGMSILILVAYYLVAIPMQLAADGHLLSPVLAAWLPDLLVGAAGVILLVRAAR from the coding sequence ATGACGCTGCTTGACCGCCTGCTCGTCACGGAGGTCGGCTCTTCGTTCGGGGTGGCGCTCGGCCTCTTCACCGTCCTGCTGGTCATGAACCACCTGTTCTACCTGGCGCGGCTGATCATCGGGCAGGGCATCGCGATCCAAGTCGCCCTCGTGCTGATGGCCTACAAGATCCCGTACTTCATCGCCTTCAGCGCCCCGATGGGCGCGCTGCTCGCGACGGTCTGGGGCATGGGGCGGCTCGCCGATCACAACGAGCTCGCCGCGCTGCGGGTGTCGGGCGTCAGCCTGCCGCGGATCGCCGTGCCGCTCATCGCCGCCGGCGTCGTCGTCGCGGCCGGCACGCTCGTGTTCGTTGAGGGCGTCGTGAGCCTGAGCGAGGATCAGTACCGGGTGGCGATGGCCGACGTGATGGCGCGCGGGCCGGAGCTCCATCCGATCGAAAACGTGTTCTTCCAGGCCCCGATCCCGCAGGGCAACGCGTTTTACAGCGCACACCGCTATGATCCGAGGTCGCGGACGCTGCAGGCGGTGACCGTGGTCTATATGACGCCGCGCCAGCCGCTCGAGGTGATCGAGGCCGACCACGCCGTCTACGCGCAGGGGACCCAGTGGACGTTCGAGAGCGGCCACATGTACGTGCTGTCCGAGGGACAGATGGTCTCGACGAAGTTCGACACGCTGCGCGTCATCGTCCCGCGGTCGCCCGAGGACTTCACGCTCGCGCCGAAGCAGCCGGCGGACATGAGTATTCGCGAGCTCACCGGCGAGATCGCCCGGTACCGGCGTAACGGCGGGGACGTCCGCCCCTTTGTGGGGGAGTTGAACACGAAAGTCGCGACCGCGCTGAGTTCGGTGGCGTTCGTCCTGCTGGCCGTGCCGCTCAGTCTGCGGCCGCACCGGTCCGGTCCGAGCATGGGCTTCGGCATGAGCATCCTGATCCTCGTGGCCTATTATCTCGTCGCGATCCCGATGCAGCTGGCCGCCGACGGTCATCTGCTCTCCCCCGTCCTCGCGGCGTGGCTGCCGGATCTGCTCGTCGGCGCCGCGGGCGTGATTCTGTTGGTGCGGGCGGCGCGTTGA
- a CDS encoding glycosyltransferase family 39 protein, with amino-acid sequence MREPEAGHERVLLGLVLAFAAAFFLFHLGAGSLWDVDEPRYAEAGREILATGDPITQHLNGAPWLGPAPLWMWLQAASGAVLGFSEWSARIWAAAFGVLGVLATHALGREWFGPRTGVLSALVLTTTLAYVVTARLAVPDTAAVTWMLLAMWAGYRGYRDGRRRDYVLASLFLGLGVLTRGPGTVVVPAVTMLVFLAYRRSLGRLREVPWLPAAAVFLAVAAPWYAAEAARHGTAFLRAAVWGHAAPRLTVPAGAHAHTLLTDAGIVAIGAVPWTAFLPGAAGYHYLRRWQDGSLLCLLWAALVFALALAAGERLPVDVLPLFPIAAIAVGRLWEEFLFEGEGRLRRTLAASFVLQIGVVVLLVVAAAAFATARYPREFAAVRDFLLAPVGVLVLGTGVTAVLFRGRRYMAAFLSLPAATAVFIGVLYAGTLPAVETQKPMKPLAAALAARLRPGDRVIAYMIEAPAALVFYADHVVEQAGDPASLRRRLCGSGRVFVVARREDLAAASGLPGGLETVAADGAYAVEMKPAAACGAGS; translated from the coding sequence TTGAGAGAGCCCGAGGCCGGGCACGAACGTGTCCTCCTCGGTCTCGTACTCGCCTTCGCGGCGGCGTTCTTTCTGTTTCACCTCGGCGCGGGCAGCCTCTGGGACGTGGACGAGCCGCGATACGCCGAAGCCGGACGGGAGATTCTGGCGACCGGCGACCCGATCACGCAGCATCTGAACGGCGCGCCCTGGTTGGGGCCGGCCCCGCTGTGGATGTGGCTTCAGGCGGCGTCCGGCGCCGTCTTGGGGTTCTCCGAATGGTCCGCGCGCATCTGGGCGGCCGCGTTCGGCGTGCTCGGCGTGCTCGCGACCCACGCGCTGGGCCGGGAGTGGTTCGGCCCGCGGACGGGAGTGTTGAGCGCGCTCGTGCTCACGACCACGCTCGCGTATGTCGTCACGGCGCGCCTCGCGGTCCCCGATACCGCGGCCGTGACCTGGATGCTGCTCGCGATGTGGGCCGGCTATCGGGGATATCGCGACGGGCGGCGGCGCGACTATGTGTTGGCGAGCCTCTTCCTCGGCCTCGGGGTGCTCACGCGCGGCCCGGGCACCGTGGTGGTGCCGGCGGTGACGATGCTGGTGTTCCTGGCGTATCGGCGGTCGCTCGGCCGCCTGCGGGAAGTCCCGTGGCTTCCGGCCGCGGCGGTCTTTCTCGCGGTGGCCGCGCCGTGGTACGCGGCGGAGGCGGCGCGGCACGGGACCGCGTTTCTCCGCGCGGCGGTCTGGGGCCACGCGGCCCCGCGGCTTACGGTCCCGGCGGGCGCGCACGCGCACACCCTGCTCACCGACGCCGGGATCGTCGCGATCGGCGCCGTGCCGTGGACCGCCTTTCTGCCCGGCGCCGCGGGCTATCACTACCTCCGGCGCTGGCAGGACGGCAGCCTTCTGTGCCTGCTGTGGGCGGCGCTCGTCTTCGCGTTGGCCCTTGCGGCCGGCGAGCGGCTCCCGGTCGACGTCCTGCCGCTCTTTCCGATCGCGGCGATCGCGGTCGGCCGGCTGTGGGAGGAGTTCCTCTTCGAAGGCGAAGGGCGGCTGCGGCGGACGCTCGCGGCCTCATTCGTCCTGCAGATCGGCGTGGTGGTGCTGCTGGTCGTGGCCGCCGCGGCGTTCGCGACGGCCCGATATCCTCGCGAGTTCGCCGCCGTGCGGGATTTCTTGCTGGCCCCGGTCGGCGTGCTGGTGCTCGGCACCGGCGTGACCGCGGTGCTCTTCCGCGGGCGCCGGTATATGGCCGCGTTCCTCTCGCTGCCGGCGGCGACCGCGGTGTTCATCGGCGTTCTGTACGCCGGGACGCTCCCGGCCGTCGAGACGCAGAAACCGATGAAACCGCTGGCCGCGGCCCTTGCGGCGCGTCTCCGGCCCGGCGATCGCGTGATCGCCTACATGATCGAGGCCCCGGCCGCGCTTGTGTTCTACGCCGATCATGTTGTCGAGCAGGCCGGCGACCCGGCGAGCCTCCGGCGCCGGCTCTGCGGGTCCGGACGAGTCTTCGTCGTCGCTCGCCGGGAGGATCTGGCGGCGGCCTCGGGGCTGCCCGGCGGCCTCGAAACGGTCGCGGCGGACGGAGCCTACGCCGTTGAAATGAAGCCGGCCGCCGCCTGCGGGGCGGGCTCCTAG
- a CDS encoding polyprenol monophosphomannose synthase: MSGSGAGGLDAHLGGLPPLADQRRPDATIVVPTYNERATVPGLLRGLAEAVGGGPGVCEVLVIDDSSPDGTGQVAAGMAAELQDVLPIIVITRPGKSGLASAVLEGVRRARGHVIVVMDSDLSHPPEVVAALLRAVAGGADIAVGSRYARGGGVRSWPWRRRVMSRVATWMARGLLGVRVADPMSGFFAARRRLFEDTPVLGIGYKILLELLALHPTAAVVEIPYVFTERAGGRSKLNAAEVANYLRLLARLRAGRRGGRRRAGL; this comes from the coding sequence GTGAGCGGTTCCGGAGCGGGCGGCCTCGACGCGCACCTCGGCGGTCTGCCGCCCCTCGCCGATCAGCGCCGGCCGGACGCGACGATCGTGGTGCCGACGTACAACGAGCGGGCGACCGTCCCGGGGTTGTTGCGCGGGTTGGCGGAGGCGGTCGGCGGCGGCCCAGGTGTGTGCGAGGTGCTGGTAATCGACGACTCCTCGCCCGACGGCACGGGGCAGGTCGCGGCGGGGATGGCCGCCGAACTCCAGGACGTTCTTCCGATCATTGTCATCACGCGCCCGGGTAAGAGCGGACTTGCGTCCGCGGTCCTCGAGGGTGTGCGGCGGGCGCGGGGGCATGTCATCGTCGTGATGGACAGCGACCTCTCGCATCCACCCGAGGTGGTAGCCGCGCTGCTCCGCGCGGTGGCCGGCGGCGCCGATATCGCCGTCGGTTCCCGGTACGCACGGGGCGGCGGGGTGCGGAGCTGGCCGTGGCGGCGCCGCGTGATGAGCCGGGTCGCCACATGGATGGCCCGCGGCCTGCTCGGGGTGCGGGTCGCGGACCCTATGTCGGGGTTCTTCGCGGCGCGGCGCCGGTTGTTCGAGGACACGCCGGTCCTCGGCATCGGATACAAGATTCTCCTCGAGCTTCTGGCGCTGCATCCGACCGCGGCCGTGGTGGAAATCCCCTACGTGTTCACCGAGCGTGCCGGCGGCCGCAGCAAGCTGAACGCGGCGGAGGTCGCCAACTACCTTCGGCTTCTGGCGCGGCTGCGCGCCGGGCGCCGGGGCGGGCGCCGGCGGGCCGGCCTGTGA
- the fabZ gene encoding 3-hydroxyacyl-ACP dehydratase FabZ, with the protein MTVGGDRPGPGAMDVEAIMARIPHRYPLLLVDRILEIEPGRRIVGLKNVTANEPFFQGHFPGHPIMPGVLVVEAMAQVGGVLASFLPGSEGHTAYFAAIDRCRFRRPVRPGDQLITEAVVLRARLRIGQMRATGRVDGVVVAEGTFTYSMAPLDRGPGGVEPAGPAAGSDSVLREETPRAGR; encoded by the coding sequence ATGACGGTGGGCGGCGACAGACCCGGCCCGGGTGCGATGGACGTCGAGGCCATCATGGCCCGGATTCCGCACCGCTATCCGCTGCTGCTGGTCGACCGGATCCTCGAGATCGAGCCGGGACGGCGGATCGTCGGCCTCAAAAACGTCACGGCGAACGAGCCGTTCTTCCAGGGGCACTTCCCTGGCCATCCCATCATGCCGGGAGTGCTCGTCGTCGAGGCGATGGCGCAGGTCGGCGGCGTGCTGGCGTCGTTCCTGCCGGGCAGCGAGGGCCACACCGCCTATTTCGCGGCGATCGATCGCTGCCGGTTCCGCCGGCCGGTGCGGCCCGGCGACCAGCTCATCACCGAGGCCGTCGTGCTGCGCGCGCGTTTGCGGATCGGGCAGATGCGGGCGACCGGGCGGGTCGACGGCGTCGTCGTGGCCGAGGGGACCTTCACGTACTCGATGGCGCCGCTCGATCGGGGACCCGGCGGCGTCGAGCCCGCCGGACCTGCCGCCGGCTCCGATTCCGTGCTGCGTGAGGAAACGCCGCGTGCCGGACGCTGA
- the lpxA gene encoding acyl-ACP--UDP-N-acetylglucosamine O-acyltransferase, which produces MPDAESAPRPAGRGSVAGGPAPAVHPTAVVAPAAELGAGVRIGAYTVIADHVAIGPGTWIGPHVVIEEWTTLGRDCRVAAGAILGGTPQDRHFRGERSYLRIGDRVVLREYVSISRATGEDAASTIGDDTQILAYSHAGHNCRIGRGVIITNGCQLAGHVVVEDLANIGGMAGVIQFAHVGTLAMIGGFTRIDKDVPPYMLVNGNPYRTVAINRIGLERAGVSDDAQAQLRRAHRLLVRSGLDLSHAIEKIAAECGDGPEVRHLVEFLQASQERGMGIRR; this is translated from the coding sequence GTGCCGGACGCTGAGTCCGCGCCCCGGCCGGCGGGGCGCGGGTCCGTGGCCGGGGGCCCCGCGCCGGCGGTGCATCCCACCGCGGTCGTCGCGCCGGCGGCCGAGTTGGGCGCCGGCGTGCGGATCGGCGCCTACACCGTGATCGCCGATCACGTTGCGATCGGACCCGGCACGTGGATCGGTCCGCACGTCGTGATCGAGGAGTGGACGACGCTCGGCCGCGACTGCCGCGTCGCCGCCGGCGCGATCCTCGGCGGCACCCCCCAGGACCGCCACTTTCGCGGCGAGCGCAGCTACCTGCGCATCGGCGACCGCGTCGTGCTCCGCGAGTATGTCTCGATCAGCCGCGCCACCGGCGAGGACGCGGCCAGCACGATCGGCGACGACACCCAGATCCTCGCGTACAGCCACGCCGGCCACAACTGCCGGATCGGCCGCGGAGTGATTATCACCAACGGCTGTCAGCTGGCCGGCCACGTCGTGGTCGAGGATCTCGCCAACATCGGCGGCATGGCAGGGGTCATCCAATTCGCCCACGTCGGCACGCTGGCGATGATCGGCGGATTCACGCGGATCGACAAGGACGTGCCCCCGTACATGCTGGTTAACGGCAACCCGTACCGGACGGTAGCGATCAACCGGATCGGCCTCGAGCGGGCCGGGGTGTCGGATGACGCCCAGGCGCAGCTGCGCCGCGCGCACCGTCTGCTCGTGCGGTCGGGGCTCGATCTGTCGCACGCGATCGAGAAGATCGCCGCGGAGTGCGGGGACGGTCCGGAGGTCCGCCACCTCGTCGAGTTCCTCCAGGCGAGCCAGGAGCGCGGGATGGGCATCCGGCGGTGA
- a CDS encoding DUF3084 domain-containing protein produces MSVAAFLIPLLILVSGLVAFIGNLVGRAIGRKRLTLLGVRPRYTAQIVTVITGMMITVVTLAVVLLASQDARQALFHLQEVQQQTRQLEAQIATQQRELRALQVRDIIYQNDQEVLRTVIDGRAPFDDIRRRVQTFVDLASRAARERGAAPGPDGATIVLSPPGLTADVIARDIAERAQRMAVRMIASENTVRGLPVHATVLVFPNTVVFREGQTIATASVNGRDSRGQIENALVDLAAAAAAVAKRDGVLSPPFALTTSPVDVRLDPAIVLETVDRIKTAGAVTTVRAVALIDTYTVGPLVITFR; encoded by the coding sequence GTGAGCGTCGCCGCGTTTCTGATCCCGCTCCTCATCCTGGTCAGCGGCCTCGTCGCGTTCATCGGGAACCTGGTCGGTCGTGCGATCGGCCGGAAACGGCTCACGCTGCTCGGCGTGCGGCCGCGCTACACCGCGCAGATCGTAACCGTCATCACCGGCATGATGATCACCGTTGTGACACTCGCGGTGGTGCTGCTCGCGAGCCAGGACGCGCGCCAGGCGCTGTTCCACCTCCAGGAGGTCCAGCAGCAGACGCGGCAGCTCGAGGCGCAGATCGCCACGCAGCAGCGCGAGTTGCGGGCGCTTCAGGTCCGCGACATCATCTATCAGAACGACCAGGAAGTGCTGCGGACCGTGATCGACGGCCGGGCTCCGTTCGACGACATTCGCCGGCGGGTGCAGACCTTCGTGGATCTCGCCTCCCGCGCGGCCCGCGAGCGCGGCGCGGCCCCCGGGCCGGACGGCGCGACGATCGTTCTGTCCCCTCCGGGCCTGACCGCGGACGTCATCGCGCGCGACATCGCGGAGCGGGCGCAGCGGATGGCGGTTCGGATGATCGCGAGCGAGAACACCGTGCGCGGACTGCCGGTCCACGCGACCGTTCTCGTCTTCCCGAACACGGTCGTCTTTCGCGAGGGCCAAACGATCGCGACCGCCTCGGTGAACGGCCGTGATTCCCGCGGGCAGATCGAAAACGCGCTCGTCGATCTGGCGGCCGCGGCGGCGGCCGTGGCCAAACGCGACGGCGTCCTCTCCCCGCCCTTTGCGCTCACGACGAGCCCGGTCGACGTCCGGCTGGATCCGGCGATCGTCCTGGAAACCGTGGACCGCATCAAGACCGCGGGCGCCGTCACGACGGTCCGGGCGGTGGCGCTGATCGATACCTACACCGTTGGGCCGCTCGTTATTACGTTCCGGTGA
- a CDS encoding LptA/OstA family protein, translating to MRRRDNRAEARGGPVWCAAAVLAVALGAAPALGAPAGAAALSSGTGPLGLHGGRPLAGRQDARTSQSAPVSPAAPAEPAPRTPVPVDVTGAETIEYDAATASYVFIGAHVVVTRGDERLEAPEIHYDGANRRAVLPRHGMLSSPTMSMEADAITADLGTRHVLAEGGVHGRFLDQGVWATVTAARVEADDRPDLRRVDASGDAVVVRGDQELRGSRIVYDRTAQHGTVEGRAIALRGGDRLEADHIEGNLASRDGEATGHVVLDRPATHMHGTADRATYSGGADTVVLIGHAVVTRDRDRMEADQITVHLRDNSAVADGHPKIVAYPTGTSP from the coding sequence ATGAGGCGTCGAGACAACCGGGCGGAAGCGCGCGGCGGTCCGGTGTGGTGCGCGGCGGCGGTCCTCGCGGTCGCGCTGGGAGCCGCCCCGGCGCTCGGCGCGCCCGCCGGCGCGGCCGCCCTCTCTTCGGGGACCGGCCCGCTTGGATTACACGGCGGCCGGCCGCTTGCCGGCCGGCAGGATGCGCGGACGTCGCAATCCGCCCCGGTTTCCCCCGCCGCTCCGGCCGAGCCCGCGCCGCGCACGCCGGTGCCGGTCGACGTGACGGGCGCCGAGACCATCGAGTACGACGCGGCCACCGCCTCGTACGTCTTCATCGGCGCGCACGTCGTGGTCACCCGCGGCGACGAACGCCTCGAAGCGCCGGAGATCCACTACGACGGCGCCAACCGCCGCGCGGTGCTGCCGCGCCACGGCATGCTGTCGTCGCCGACGATGAGCATGGAGGCCGACGCCATCACGGCCGACCTGGGCACCCGCCACGTGCTGGCCGAAGGCGGCGTGCACGGACGGTTTCTGGATCAGGGTGTGTGGGCGACCGTGACCGCGGCGCGGGTTGAGGCCGACGATCGTCCGGACCTTCGCCGCGTGGACGCGTCCGGCGACGCCGTGGTCGTCCGCGGCGATCAGGAACTGCGCGGCAGCCGGATCGTCTACGATCGCACGGCGCAGCACGGGACGGTGGAGGGGCGCGCGATCGCGCTGCGCGGCGGCGACCGGCTCGAAGCGGACCACATCGAGGGCAATCTGGCGTCCCGGGACGGGGAGGCGACCGGACACGTCGTGCTCGACCGCCCGGCGACGCACATGCACGGAACGGCGGACCGCGCCACCTATTCCGGCGGCGCCGACACGGTCGTGCTGATCGGCCACGCCGTTGTGACGCGCGACCGCGACCGCATGGAGGCCGACCAGATCACGGTGCACCTCCGCGACAACAGCGCGGTGGCCGACGGACACCCCAAGATCGTCGCCTATCCCACCGGCACGTCGCCGTGA
- the lpxB gene encoding lipid-A-disaccharide synthase, translated as MRRRVFVVAGEVSGDHQAARLIGALRRARPDLEIAGAGGGRMAAAGARVLVDSTAWGLIGYAEAYIRLPLFALRYFRLVRLIERERPDLLLLVDFPGMNRELARRFSGRLPIVYYVPPQTYARRGRSAARMARAAVRLLAVLPFEAEAYRRAGADAIYVGHPAVDEAAARPVEAAGRAAAPAEAEGAGPLVALLPGSRAQEIRALLPPMLDAARELAARRGARFVLPLASPHLEAGVTAAIASSGVPVRIADGRAVETLAAADVAVLASGTAAVEAACAGVPMVVVYRVSPLTAWIARRFVITADLDRSGFSIPNIVLGRRAIPELLQDAVRGPRIAREVEGLLEPAAAARTRADLAEVCRRLGPAGAVERAAAEVLSALDSGVKATIP; from the coding sequence GTGAGACGCCGCGTCTTCGTCGTCGCCGGCGAGGTGTCGGGGGACCATCAGGCGGCGCGGCTCATCGGCGCGCTGCGGCGCGCGCGGCCGGATCTCGAGATCGCCGGCGCTGGCGGCGGCCGGATGGCCGCCGCCGGCGCCCGGGTGCTCGTCGACAGCACCGCGTGGGGACTGATCGGCTACGCGGAAGCCTATATCCGGCTGCCGCTCTTCGCGCTCCGCTATTTCCGCCTGGTCCGTCTGATCGAGCGCGAGCGCCCCGATCTGCTTCTGTTGGTCGACTTCCCGGGCATGAATCGCGAGCTGGCGCGGCGGTTCTCCGGCCGCCTGCCGATCGTCTACTACGTGCCGCCGCAGACGTACGCCCGCCGCGGACGATCGGCGGCGCGGATGGCGCGCGCCGCGGTGCGCCTGCTTGCCGTGCTGCCGTTCGAGGCCGAGGCCTACCGCCGCGCCGGGGCAGACGCGATCTATGTCGGGCATCCCGCGGTCGATGAGGCGGCCGCGCGTCCTGTGGAGGCCGCCGGCCGCGCCGCCGCGCCGGCGGAAGCCGAAGGCGCCGGGCCGCTCGTCGCGCTGCTGCCCGGCAGCCGCGCGCAGGAGATCCGCGCGCTGCTGCCGCCCATGCTCGACGCGGCGCGGGAGCTCGCGGCGCGGCGCGGCGCGCGGTTCGTGCTGCCGCTCGCGTCGCCGCACCTCGAGGCCGGCGTCACGGCCGCGATCGCCTCGTCGGGTGTGCCGGTGCGCATCGCGGACGGCCGGGCCGTGGAGACGCTGGCGGCCGCCGACGTCGCGGTGCTGGCCTCGGGCACGGCCGCGGTCGAAGCGGCCTGCGCCGGCGTGCCGATGGTGGTCGTGTACCGGGTGTCGCCGCTCACCGCGTGGATCGCGCGGCGGTTCGTCATCACCGCCGATCTCGATCGCTCGGGTTTCTCGATCCCCAACATCGTCCTCGGCCGCCGGGCGATCCCGGAGCTTTTGCAAGATGCGGTCCGCGGGCCGAGGATCGCGCGCGAGGTGGAGGGGCTGCTCGAGCCGGCGGCCGCCGCGCGTACGCGCGCGGATCTCGCCGAGGTGTGCCGCCGTCTTGGACCCGCGGGGGCGGTCGAGCGGGCCGCGGCGGAGGTCCTGTCCGCGCTGGACAGCGGGGTGAAGGCCACGATACCATAG